One genomic window of Struthio camelus isolate bStrCam1 chromosome 1, bStrCam1.hap1, whole genome shotgun sequence includes the following:
- the LOC104138377 gene encoding histone H2B 5, which translates to MPEPAKSTSAPKKGSKKAVTKTQKKGDKKRHKSRKESYSIYVYKVLKQVHPDTGISSKAMGIMNSFVNDIFERIAGEASRLAHYNKRSTITSREIQTAVRLLLPGELAKHAVSEGTKAVTKYTSSK; encoded by the coding sequence ATGCCGGAGCCAGCGAAGTCCACTTCTGCCCCGAAAAAGGGCTCCAAGAAAGCTGTGACGAAGACCCAGAAGAAAGGGGATAAGAAGCGCCacaagagcaggaaggagagctACTCCATCTACGTGTACAAGGTGCTGAAGCAGGTCCACCCAGACACCGGCATCTCCTCCAAGGCCATGGGCATCATGAACTCCTTCGTCAATGACATCTTTGAGCGCATTGCCGGCGAAGCGTCCCGCCTGGCACACTACAACAAGCGCTCCACCATCACCTCGCGGGAGATCCAGACAGCCgtgcgcctgctgctccctggggagctggcCAAGCACGCGGTGTCCGAGGGCACCAAGGCCGTGACCAAGTACACCAGCTCCAAGTAG